In Afipia sp. GAS231, a single window of DNA contains:
- a CDS encoding dienelactone hydrolase family protein, translating to MRFRDQDIVFAHGSKGQNLDIPSANPLNYFDVVSNAAGLSKLTIDGKLFLPSVDKRQRGGKLPLVLVVPGSLGVAPSHLAHAETLTDDGFATFVLDSFGARDVTSTVANQTQFSFASSAYDVLAAWKILAGHPQIDANRIGAQGHSRGGSAVMTAAARRFADAVLGEGAGLKAVLAAYPWSGHQFLDPRVGETQIRVVMGDADEWCSPMQVQGHCQAIRLAGGSIAMRLIGGAQHSFDRGTDIVNVAEASVSPAAPTVYLDDSGAFIHPLRDVADSKLSDRDLMVYALTAGYGRKGAKIGSRAGESELFRADMLAFWQRTLG from the coding sequence TTGCGGTTTCGCGATCAGGACATTGTCTTTGCGCATGGCAGCAAGGGACAGAATCTCGACATTCCCTCCGCCAATCCGCTCAACTACTTCGACGTCGTCAGCAACGCCGCCGGCCTCTCCAAATTGACCATCGACGGCAAGCTCTTCCTGCCATCCGTTGACAAGCGTCAACGCGGCGGAAAATTGCCGCTGGTCCTGGTGGTGCCGGGTAGCCTCGGCGTCGCCCCATCGCATCTCGCCCATGCCGAGACACTGACGGATGACGGCTTCGCCACCTTCGTGCTCGACAGCTTTGGCGCGCGCGATGTTACTTCCACCGTCGCCAACCAGACCCAGTTTTCATTCGCATCCAGCGCCTATGACGTGCTGGCGGCGTGGAAGATTTTGGCCGGCCATCCGCAGATCGATGCCAACAGGATCGGCGCACAGGGCCACAGCCGCGGCGGATCCGCCGTGATGACAGCCGCCGCGCGCCGCTTCGCCGATGCCGTGCTGGGCGAAGGCGCCGGGCTCAAGGCGGTGCTCGCCGCCTATCCCTGGAGCGGTCACCAGTTTCTCGATCCGCGGGTTGGCGAAACCCAGATTCGCGTTGTCATGGGCGATGCCGACGAATGGTGCTCACCGATGCAGGTGCAGGGCCATTGCCAGGCGATCCGTCTTGCCGGCGGCTCGATCGCGATGCGGCTGATCGGCGGCGCGCAGCACAGCTTTGATCGCGGCACCGACATCGTCAACGTCGCGGAAGCCTCGGTCTCCCCCGCTGCGCCGACGGTGTACCTCGATGATAGCGGCGCCTTCATCCATCCGCTGCGCGATGTCGCCGACAGCAAGCTCAGTGATCGCGACCTGATGGTCTACGCGCTGACGGCCGGTTACGGCCGCAAGGGCGCCAAGATCGGCAGCCGCGCCGGCGAGAGCGAATTGTTTCGCGCGGATATGCTGGCGTTCTGGCAACGGACGTTGGGTTGA
- a CDS encoding acriflavin resistance protein has product MNITSPILASAARVAELPADSVASLLKILGTGTGLFDDSPDGGLGMIMSALSGVAAALAVAIGLSIYFRSGYRSRRDLVKHGLAASAVLVLLAFVISDMRNAALAYLGINPTKPAVEFEIRLPKAALSAVSDTQVELQTDRNQKLAQVDDTLVPTADGRNILKGTVTLDYRTAERFVVLNLSGDSQCRFKLRLPASPTRSDRYGPWHLADGVTAAKGDATPAIHDAFAIRYRVL; this is encoded by the coding sequence ATGAACATCACCTCCCCGATCCTGGCAAGTGCCGCCCGTGTCGCCGAACTGCCCGCCGATTCCGTCGCCTCATTGCTGAAAATCCTAGGCACCGGGACCGGCCTGTTCGACGACAGCCCGGACGGCGGGCTCGGCATGATCATGTCGGCGCTATCCGGCGTGGCCGCGGCGCTGGCGGTTGCGATCGGGTTGTCGATCTATTTCCGCAGCGGCTACCGCAGCCGGCGCGATCTCGTGAAGCACGGCCTCGCCGCCTCCGCCGTGCTGGTGCTGCTCGCCTTCGTGATTTCGGACATGCGGAACGCGGCGCTGGCCTATCTTGGCATCAATCCGACCAAGCCTGCGGTCGAGTTCGAAATCCGGCTACCGAAGGCCGCGCTCTCGGCAGTTAGCGATACGCAGGTGGAACTGCAAACCGACCGGAATCAAAAACTCGCGCAAGTCGACGACACACTGGTTCCGACCGCCGACGGCCGCAATATCCTGAAGGGCACCGTGACGCTCGACTACCGCACCGCTGAACGCTTCGTGGTGCTCAACCTCTCCGGCGACAGCCAGTGCCGGTTCAAGCTGCGGCTGCCGGCCAGCCCGACGCGCTCCGACCGCTACGGCCCGTGGCATCTCGCCGACGGCGTGACGGCTGCGAAAGGCGACGCCACGCCCGCGATCCATGACGCCTTCGCGATCCGCTATCGCGTGCTCTGA
- a CDS encoding MAPEG family protein — MSVQMVLLPVFVLVGLAFFLLLGMAAGRGRALKGGETNPRDVAQGQAKWPARTAQIGDCFSNQFEIPVLFYILIALALPLRHADLFIVLMSWVFVVLRFIHAGIFVTSNNVQQRGMVWFAGVLVLLAMWIYFALKILLLI, encoded by the coding sequence ATGTCGGTTCAAATGGTTTTGCTGCCGGTATTCGTTCTGGTCGGGCTTGCCTTCTTTTTGCTGTTGGGAATGGCCGCCGGCCGTGGCCGGGCGCTGAAGGGCGGAGAGACCAACCCCAGGGACGTCGCACAGGGGCAGGCGAAATGGCCGGCACGGACGGCGCAAATCGGCGATTGCTTCTCCAACCAGTTCGAAATACCGGTCCTGTTCTACATCCTGATCGCGCTGGCGCTGCCGTTGCGCCACGCCGACCTCTTCATCGTGCTGATGTCCTGGGTGTTCGTGGTGCTGCGGTTCATCCACGCCGGGATATTCGTCACCTCCAACAACGTCCAGCAGCGCGGCATGGTTTGGTTTGCCGGCGTGCTGGTGCTGCTGGCGATGTGGATCTACTTCGCGCTGAAAATCCTGCTGTTGATCTGA
- a CDS encoding RsmB/NOP family class I SAM-dependent RNA methyltransferase, which translates to MTPAARLSAAIELIETIDAQRVPAAKVLKEWGTAHRFAGSGDRAAIAGLIWDVLRRRASSAWIMDADTPRARVLGMLKLERGMDADAISNLCHGDRFAPEPLSAGERAALTSRTLDEAPPHIAGDYPEWLDPHLANVFGDDRVAEATAMASRAPLDLRVNTLKSNRDKVLPRLSHLGTEPTPWSPIGLRIELGADARNPGIHAEEDFIKGAIEVQDEGSQLAALLSGAKPGEQVIDLCAGAGGKTLALAAMMQGKGRLIATDHDKRQLAPIYERLSRAGIHNADVRAPKGDADPLADIRASADLVLIDAPCTGTGTWRRNPDAKWRMRPGALEVRLKDQAEVLDRASALVKPGGRIAYVTCSVLPAENGEQIRAFMARHPEFSVVPPEQTASVLWDKAEDFAKAALQSAEGWLMTPRRTGTDGFFVSVLKKA; encoded by the coding sequence ATGACTCCCGCCGCCCGGCTGTCCGCAGCCATCGAACTGATCGAGACCATCGACGCCCAGCGCGTTCCCGCGGCGAAGGTGCTGAAGGAGTGGGGCACCGCGCACCGCTTTGCCGGATCCGGCGACCGCGCCGCCATCGCCGGCCTGATCTGGGACGTGCTGCGCCGGCGCGCCTCGAGCGCGTGGATCATGGATGCCGATACGCCGCGCGCGCGCGTGCTCGGCATGCTCAAGCTCGAGCGCGGCATGGATGCCGACGCAATCTCAAATCTTTGCCATGGCGACCGCTTTGCCCCGGAGCCGCTGAGCGCCGGCGAACGCGCCGCGCTGACCTCGCGGACGCTGGATGAGGCGCCGCCGCACATCGCCGGCGACTATCCGGAATGGCTGGACCCGCATCTGGCCAACGTCTTCGGCGACGATCGCGTGGCGGAAGCCACCGCGATGGCGAGCCGGGCGCCGCTCGACCTCCGTGTCAACACGCTGAAGTCCAATCGCGACAAGGTGTTGCCGCGGCTTTCGCATCTCGGCACCGAGCCGACGCCGTGGTCGCCGATCGGCCTGCGCATCGAACTCGGCGCCGACGCCCGCAACCCCGGCATCCATGCCGAGGAAGACTTTATTAAAGGCGCGATCGAGGTCCAGGACGAGGGTTCGCAGTTGGCAGCCTTGCTGTCCGGCGCCAAACCCGGCGAGCAGGTGATCGATCTCTGCGCCGGCGCCGGCGGCAAGACGCTGGCATTGGCGGCGATGATGCAGGGCAAGGGCCGGCTTATTGCGACCGATCACGACAAGCGCCAGCTCGCCCCGATCTACGAGCGGCTGTCGCGCGCCGGCATCCATAATGCCGATGTCCGCGCCCCGAAGGGCGACGCCGATCCGCTCGCCGACATCAGGGCCTCCGCCGATCTGGTGCTGATCGACGCGCCCTGTACCGGCACCGGCACCTGGCGCCGCAACCCCGACGCCAAATGGCGGATGCGCCCCGGCGCGCTGGAAGTGCGCTTGAAGGACCAGGCCGAAGTGCTTGATCGCGCGAGCGCGCTGGTGAAGCCGGGCGGCCGCATCGCTTACGTGACGTGCTCGGTACTCCCGGCCGAAAATGGCGAGCAGATCCGGGCGTTCATGGCGCGGCATCCCGAATTTTCTGTGGTGCCGCCGGAGCAGACGGCGAGCGTGCTGTGGGATAAGGCCGAGGATTTTGCGAAAGCAGCGCTGCAGTCCGCGGAAGGCTGGCTGATGACGCCGCGCAGGACGGGGACGGACGGGTTTTTCGTCAGCGTGTTGAAGAAGGCTTAA
- a CDS encoding nuclear transport factor 2 family protein, which produces MPSSHHEPTHLAALGRDWIAAWNSHDLERMLALYSDDFEMTSDKIPALGFDASGTLRGKENVRAYWSKALSMIANLRFELIDTYVSPDSIVVFYQNERGAKICEYLRLDAAGKIKQGSANHLAG; this is translated from the coding sequence ATGCCGTCGTCGCATCACGAACCAACGCATCTCGCCGCGCTCGGGCGGGACTGGATCGCCGCCTGGAACTCGCACGATCTGGAGCGGATGCTGGCGCTCTATTCCGACGACTTCGAGATGACATCGGACAAGATCCCCGCACTCGGCTTCGACGCCTCAGGGACGCTGCGCGGCAAGGAGAATGTCCGCGCCTACTGGAGCAAGGCGTTGTCGATGATTGCGAACCTGCGGTTTGAGCTGATCGATACGTATGTGAGCCCGGACAGCATCGTGGTGTTTTACCAGAACGAGCGCGGGGCGAAGATTTGCGAGTATCTGCGGCTCGATGCGGCGGGGAAGATCAAGCAGGGGTCGGCGAACCATCTGGCGGGATGA
- the guaA gene encoding glutamine-hydrolyzing GMP synthase, whose product MTAAQPSAKSTPTLASAHDKILIVDFGSQVTQLIARRVREEGVYSEIVPFQKAEQAFKEMKPKAVILSGGPESVHEAGSPRAPQAIFDSGVPVLGICYGQMTMAAQLGGEVEGGHHREFGRADVEVKAASNLFESTWGIGEKHPVWMSHGDRITKMPPGFTVAGVSPNAPFAVIQDEKRRYYGLMFHPEVVHTPDGAKLIRNFVRKVAGLTGDWTMRAFREEAIEKIRAQVGSGRVICGLSGGVDSAVAAVLIHEAVGDQLTCVFVDHGMLRLDEAKTVVDLFRHHYNIPLVHVDASKQFLGELAGVTDPEVKRKTIGRLFIDVFDAEAKKIGGADFLAQGTLYPDVIESVSFTGGPSVTIKSHHNVGGLPDRMNMKLVEPLRELFKDEVRVLGRELGLPEIFVGRHPFPGPGLAIRCPGDITKEKLDILRNADAVYIDQIRKAGLYDQIWQAFAVLLPVKTVGVMGDGRTYEYVVGLRAVTSTDGMTADFYAFDMKFLGETATRIINEVKGVNRVVYDVTSKPPGTIEWE is encoded by the coding sequence ATGACAGCAGCACAGCCCTCAGCTAAGTCGACGCCAACACTGGCCTCGGCGCATGACAAGATTCTGATCGTCGATTTCGGCAGTCAGGTGACGCAACTGATCGCGCGCCGGGTGCGCGAGGAGGGCGTCTATTCGGAAATCGTGCCGTTCCAGAAGGCGGAGCAAGCCTTCAAGGAAATGAAGCCGAAAGCCGTGATCCTCTCCGGCGGACCGGAGTCGGTGCACGAGGCCGGCTCGCCGCGCGCGCCGCAGGCGATCTTCGATTCCGGCGTGCCTGTGCTCGGCATCTGCTACGGCCAGATGACCATGGCCGCCCAGCTCGGCGGCGAAGTCGAGGGCGGCCACCACCGCGAATTCGGCCGCGCCGATGTCGAGGTCAAGGCGGCCAGCAACCTGTTCGAGTCCACCTGGGGCATCGGCGAAAAGCATCCGGTGTGGATGAGCCATGGCGATCGCATCACCAAGATGCCGCCGGGCTTCACGGTGGCGGGCGTTTCGCCGAATGCGCCGTTCGCGGTGATCCAGGACGAGAAGCGCAGATATTACGGCCTGATGTTCCACCCCGAAGTGGTGCACACGCCCGACGGCGCCAAACTGATCCGCAATTTCGTCCGCAAGGTCGCCGGCCTCACCGGCGACTGGACCATGCGCGCGTTTCGTGAAGAGGCGATCGAAAAAATCCGCGCCCAGGTAGGCTCGGGCAGGGTGATCTGCGGCCTCTCCGGCGGCGTCGATTCCGCGGTTGCCGCGGTGCTGATCCATGAAGCCGTCGGCGACCAGCTCACCTGCGTGTTCGTCGATCACGGCATGCTGCGGCTCGACGAGGCCAAGACCGTCGTCGACCTGTTCCGGCACCACTACAATATTCCGCTGGTGCATGTGGACGCCTCGAAGCAGTTCCTCGGCGAGCTCGCTGGGGTCACCGACCCCGAAGTGAAGCGCAAGACCATCGGCCGCCTGTTCATCGACGTGTTCGACGCGGAAGCGAAGAAAATCGGCGGCGCGGATTTCCTGGCGCAGGGCACGCTCTATCCCGATGTGATCGAGAGCGTCTCCTTCACCGGCGGCCCGTCGGTGACCATCAAGTCGCACCACAATGTCGGCGGCCTTCCTGATCGCATGAACATGAAGCTGGTCGAACCGTTGCGCGAACTGTTCAAGGACGAAGTCCGCGTGCTCGGGCGCGAACTCGGCCTGCCCGAGATTTTCGTCGGCCGCCATCCGTTCCCCGGCCCGGGCCTCGCCATCCGCTGCCCCGGCGACATCACAAAGGAAAAGCTCGACATCCTCCGCAACGCCGACGCGGTTTATATCGATCAAATCCGAAAAGCCGGCCTCTACGACCAGATCTGGCAGGCCTTCGCCGTGCTGCTGCCGGTGAAAACCGTCGGCGTCATGGGCGACGGCCGCACCTACGAATACGTCGTAGGTCTCCGCGCCGTCACCTCCACCGACGGCATGACCGCCGACTTCTACGCCTTCGACATGAAATTCCTCGGCGAGACCGCAACGCGGATCATCAACGAGGTCAAGGGCGTGAACCGGGTGGTGTACGACGTGACGTCGAAGCCGCCGGGGACGATTGAGTGGGAGTAG
- a CDS encoding GFA family protein, which translates to MTQTTHLSCICGQTRLAVEGTPILAAECCCTSCRTAGGRLEALPGAPKIVEPNGSTQLILYRKDRVHFDKGAELLREHRLTPQSATRRVVAICCNTPIFLEFTKGHWLSLYGYLWSPETRPRIEMRTMTSDALPGVNLSNDIPNPKRHTFSFFVKLLSAWPAMGFSVPKITFVKGEIDD; encoded by the coding sequence ATGACGCAAACCACTCACCTTTCATGTATCTGCGGACAAACTCGCCTTGCCGTCGAGGGAACGCCCATCCTTGCCGCCGAATGCTGTTGCACAAGTTGCCGGACTGCAGGCGGCAGGCTGGAAGCCTTGCCCGGCGCACCGAAAATCGTGGAGCCAAATGGCTCGACTCAATTGATTCTCTATCGCAAGGATCGCGTCCATTTTGACAAGGGCGCCGAACTGCTGAGAGAGCATCGGCTCACACCGCAATCTGCAACCCGCCGTGTGGTCGCCATCTGTTGCAATACACCGATTTTCCTGGAGTTCACGAAAGGGCATTGGCTAAGTCTTTATGGATATCTTTGGTCTCCAGAAACGCGACCTCGTATTGAAATGCGCACAATGACGAGTGACGCGCTTCCAGGAGTGAACCTCTCCAACGATATTCCAAACCCCAAACGTCATACCTTCTCTTTCTTCGTCAAGCTGCTGTCTGCCTGGCCCGCAATGGGTTTCAGCGTTCCGAAGATTACATTCGTGAAGGGAGAGATCGATGACTAA
- a CDS encoding alpha/beta fold hydrolase → MQMNRRAFVGIAAAAAASTLLPRSAIAQPLPKAKNVVLVHGLFADGSCWSEVIPRLQAKGLNVTAVQNPLTTLPEAVASAEKVLARQDGPTVLVGHSFSGMIVTEAGMHPNVSALVYVAARAPDAGEDYTALAKTYPTPPASAGIVFDGDEGRLSEAAFLRDFAGDLPEAKAKVLYAVQQPFQKALLTGKTTQAAWRSKPSWYAVSSEDRTINPDLERFMAKRMGATTIEVKASHLALISQPDAIAGLILKAAGQG, encoded by the coding sequence ATGCAGATGAACCGGCGCGCATTCGTAGGCATCGCAGCCGCAGCAGCCGCAAGCACGCTTCTCCCGCGCAGTGCCATTGCCCAACCGCTGCCGAAGGCAAAAAACGTCGTGCTCGTCCACGGGCTGTTTGCCGACGGATCATGCTGGTCCGAGGTGATCCCGCGCCTGCAGGCCAAGGGGCTCAACGTCACCGCCGTGCAAAACCCGCTGACGACGTTGCCGGAGGCGGTGGCATCGGCGGAGAAGGTGCTGGCGCGGCAGGACGGGCCGACCGTGCTGGTCGGGCATTCCTTTTCCGGCATGATCGTCACCGAAGCCGGCATGCATCCGAACGTCTCGGCGCTGGTCTATGTGGCTGCGCGGGCGCCGGATGCCGGCGAGGATTACACGGCGTTGGCCAAGACCTATCCGACGCCGCCGGCGTCGGCGGGCATCGTGTTCGACGGAGATGAAGGACGCCTGAGCGAGGCCGCGTTCCTGCGCGATTTCGCCGGCGACTTGCCGGAAGCAAAAGCGAAGGTTCTGTATGCGGTCCAGCAGCCGTTTCAGAAAGCGCTTCTCACCGGCAAGACCACGCAAGCGGCCTGGCGATCGAAGCCGAGCTGGTATGCCGTCTCCTCCGAGGACCGCACCATCAATCCGGATCTCGAACGCTTCATGGCCAAGCGCATGGGCGCGACCACCATCGAGGTGAAGGCGAGCCATCTCGCGCTGATCTCGCAGCCGGATGCGATCGCTGGTCTGATCCTCAAGGCAGCCGGGCAGGGGTAG
- a CDS encoding VOC family protein translates to MSKTTICLWYNHDAEEAARFYAKTFPDSAVKAVHRSPSDYPGGKEGDPLMVEFTVCGTPCLGLNGGDIFKHSEAFSFVISTETQEETDRYWNAIVGNGGTESSCGWCKDKWGLSWQITPRVLTDAMAKGGDVAKRAFAAMMPMRKIDVAKIEAAVRGGA, encoded by the coding sequence ATGAGCAAGACCACGATCTGCCTGTGGTACAACCACGACGCCGAAGAAGCCGCGCGCTTTTATGCCAAAACCTTTCCCGACAGCGCGGTCAAGGCGGTGCATCGCTCACCGTCGGACTATCCCGGCGGCAAGGAAGGCGATCCGCTGATGGTCGAGTTCACCGTGTGCGGCACGCCGTGTCTCGGACTGAACGGCGGGGACATCTTCAAGCATAGCGAAGCCTTTTCCTTCGTGATCTCCACCGAGACCCAGGAAGAGACCGACCGCTACTGGAACGCCATCGTCGGCAACGGCGGCACCGAGAGCTCCTGCGGCTGGTGCAAGGACAAGTGGGGCCTGTCGTGGCAGATCACCCCGCGCGTCCTGACCGACGCGATGGCCAAAGGCGGCGACGTGGCCAAGCGCGCATTCGCGGCGATGATGCCGATGCGCAAGATCGACGTTGCCAAGATCGAGGCCGCGGTGCGCGGCGGAGCGTGA
- a CDS encoding peptide deformylase, producing the protein MTIRPIVRYPDPRLTLPAQPVTAFDGALRELAADLLETLHAAPGIGITAPHIGISLRVVVLDLDPVNGARTYVNPEIAWASPDMILHQEGSVSMPGVNDDIQRHAKIRISYQDIDGNAHTEESQGLRAVCHQHEIDQLNGLFWIKRLSRLKRERLIKRFEKVSRG; encoded by the coding sequence ATGACCATCCGCCCCATCGTCAGATATCCCGACCCCCGGCTCACGCTCCCGGCGCAGCCCGTGACCGCGTTCGACGGCGCGCTGCGCGAACTCGCGGCCGACCTGCTCGAGACCCTGCACGCCGCGCCCGGTATCGGCATCACCGCGCCGCATATCGGCATCTCGCTTCGGGTCGTGGTGCTCGACCTCGATCCCGTCAACGGCGCGCGGACCTATGTCAATCCGGAGATCGCCTGGGCTTCGCCTGACATGATCCTGCACCAGGAAGGCAGCGTCTCGATGCCCGGCGTCAATGACGACATCCAGCGTCACGCGAAAATCCGGATCAGCTATCAGGACATTGACGGCAACGCGCATACCGAGGAATCGCAAGGCCTGCGCGCGGTGTGTCACCAGCACGAGATCGACCAGCTCAACGGCCTGTTCTGGATCAAGCGGCTGTCGCGCCTGAAACGCGAGCGGCTGATCAAGCGGTTCGAGAAAGTGTCGCGGGGGTGA
- a CDS encoding TetR/AcrR family transcriptional regulator has protein sequence MARKPRTKPRKHASQERSRATVDALVEATARILVREGFDKASTNRIAEVAGVSVGSLYQYYPGKEALVAAVIERHNQEIMQVVGGTLAEIGTLPIEQAIRSLVTVAIAAHCIDPKLHRVLAEQIPRTGRLENVEAFNRQTYALFRAYLESRSNELRALDPGFATFVCVTSIEALAHTAVLHHADMLSDETVGTLVDEATRLVVGYLQ, from the coding sequence ATGGCGCGGAAGCCGCGTACGAAACCCAGGAAGCACGCCTCTCAGGAGCGCTCGCGCGCGACGGTCGACGCGCTGGTCGAAGCGACCGCTCGCATTCTGGTGAGGGAAGGTTTCGACAAGGCCAGCACCAACCGGATCGCCGAAGTGGCGGGCGTGAGCGTCGGCTCGCTGTACCAGTATTACCCTGGCAAGGAAGCGCTGGTTGCCGCCGTGATCGAGCGTCACAATCAGGAAATCATGCAGGTCGTCGGCGGCACACTGGCGGAGATCGGCACGCTGCCGATCGAGCAAGCGATACGCAGCCTCGTGACCGTGGCGATCGCGGCGCATTGCATCGACCCCAAGCTGCATCGCGTCCTTGCAGAACAAATTCCGCGCACCGGACGCCTCGAAAATGTGGAGGCCTTCAACCGCCAGACCTATGCCCTGTTCAGGGCCTATCTCGAGAGCCGCAGCAATGAACTTCGCGCGCTCGATCCGGGATTTGCGACCTTTGTCTGCGTCACATCGATCGAGGCGCTGGCCCATACGGCGGTCTTGCACCACGCCGACATGCTCTCAGATGAAACGGTCGGAACGCTGGTCGACGAGGCCACCCGCCTCGTGGTCGGATATTTGCAATAA
- a CDS encoding alpha/beta fold hydrolase — translation MSVGKMSSIPQLQADEGVRPGDAGPSWQSRCINAVLRLLPIKKELASAAAAQEHVRKLALRPASYKPTGLGRGVEVTLKNVAGWPVYTTARSGNPGAGNTVVFLHGGGFINEIVRAHWRFVAYLTRHAGVRCVVPIYPLAPGATAKDLVPATGELLRKVLEDAGSADVTVIGNSAGAGLGLAAAQWLRDSGYPQPNRLVLISPGVNAAVNRPEQVAIAARDPIQDIPGIIEAGRLYAGKLDIEHPYVSPLHGDFHGLAPMIVFSGTLDLLYPDSVELAAKARAAGVPVELHLRRGQPHNYAGMPTPEGRQARAIILRAVAKAPT, via the coding sequence ATGAGCGTTGGGAAGATGTCGTCGATACCGCAGCTTCAAGCGGATGAAGGCGTGCGGCCGGGCGATGCCGGGCCGAGCTGGCAGAGCCGCTGCATCAATGCGGTGCTACGGCTGCTTCCGATCAAGAAGGAGCTGGCATCCGCCGCGGCCGCGCAGGAGCACGTGCGCAAATTGGCATTGCGGCCGGCCTCTTACAAACCGACGGGTCTCGGCCGCGGCGTCGAGGTGACTTTGAAAAATGTGGCGGGATGGCCGGTCTACACTACGGCGCGGTCCGGCAATCCCGGCGCCGGCAACACCGTCGTGTTTCTGCACGGCGGCGGATTTATCAACGAGATCGTTCGCGCCCATTGGCGCTTCGTGGCTTATTTGACCCGCCACGCCGGCGTCCGTTGCGTCGTTCCGATCTATCCGCTGGCTCCCGGCGCTACCGCCAAGGATCTCGTGCCGGCCACGGGCGAGTTGTTGCGGAAGGTTCTGGAAGATGCAGGGTCGGCTGATGTCACGGTGATCGGCAATTCGGCGGGCGCCGGATTGGGGCTGGCGGCGGCCCAATGGTTGCGCGACTCCGGATATCCGCAACCGAACCGGCTGGTGCTGATCTCGCCCGGGGTGAATGCGGCGGTGAACCGGCCGGAGCAGGTCGCGATTGCCGCACGTGATCCGATCCAGGACATTCCGGGTATCATCGAAGCGGGACGTCTCTATGCCGGCAAGCTGGATATCGAGCATCCCTATGTCAGTCCGTTGCATGGCGATTTCCACGGGCTGGCGCCGATGATCGTGTTCTCCGGCACGCTCGACCTTCTCTATCCCGACAGCGTCGAGCTGGCCGCCAAGGCGCGCGCGGCGGGTGTGCCGGTCGAGCTTCATCTGCGACGGGGCCAGCCGCACAATTATGCGGGAATGCCGACGCCCGAAGGCCGGCAGGCGCGGGCGATCATCCTGCGCGCCGTTGCCAAGGCACCGACGTGA
- a CDS encoding MFS transporter, with product MENSRYRWVIVAAGGLLGCVAIGGMFSLPVFLQPIARDTGWSVTGVSSAMTIGFLAMAFTSMIWGTLSDRFGPLPVVLSGSVMLATSLGLASLATSLVAFQFIFGLMVGASCAAIFAPMMATVTGWFDTHRSLAVSLVSAGMGIAPMTMAPFAAWLVSQHHWRTSMQLVALVVALIMIPVSLLVRRAPALANPASVPSDDPAQAEMTLGQALRSPQFVILLLTNFFCCATHSGPIIHTVSYAISCGIPLVAAVTIYSLEGFAGLGGRIAFGLLGDRFGAKRVLVLGLLAQAFGALGYVFVRELAAFYAVAALFGFIYAGTMPLYAALARENFPLRMMGTVIGGTAMAGSLGMATGPLAGGLIYDTFASYTWLYVGSWIMGLGAFFIAMTFRPVPKLLPAPAPVPA from the coding sequence ATGGAAAATTCTCGCTATCGCTGGGTGATCGTCGCGGCCGGCGGCTTGCTCGGCTGTGTCGCGATCGGCGGCATGTTCTCGCTGCCGGTGTTTTTGCAGCCGATCGCGCGGGATACCGGCTGGTCCGTGACAGGCGTATCCAGCGCCATGACGATCGGCTTTCTGGCGATGGCCTTCACCAGCATGATCTGGGGCACGCTGTCGGACCGGTTCGGGCCGCTGCCGGTGGTGCTATCAGGCTCGGTCATGCTGGCGACGAGCCTCGGGCTTGCAAGCCTCGCAACCTCGCTGGTCGCGTTCCAGTTCATCTTCGGACTGATGGTCGGCGCCTCCTGTGCAGCGATCTTTGCGCCGATGATGGCGACCGTCACCGGCTGGTTCGACACCCATCGCAGTCTGGCGGTATCGCTGGTCTCGGCCGGCATGGGCATAGCGCCGATGACGATGGCGCCGTTCGCCGCCTGGCTGGTGTCGCAGCATCACTGGCGCACCTCGATGCAGCTGGTGGCGCTGGTCGTCGCACTCATCATGATCCCGGTCTCGCTGTTGGTGCGCCGCGCGCCGGCGCTTGCGAATCCGGCGTCCGTGCCGTCGGACGATCCGGCGCAGGCGGAGATGACACTCGGACAGGCGCTGCGCTCGCCGCAATTCGTCATCCTGCTGCTGACCAACTTCTTCTGCTGCGCCACCCATTCGGGGCCGATCATTCACACCGTCAGCTACGCCATCAGTTGCGGCATTCCGCTGGTCGCCGCCGTCACCATCTACAGCCTTGAGGGTTTTGCCGGGCTGGGCGGGCGCATCGCCTTCGGCCTGTTAGGCGATCGCTTCGGCGCCAAGCGCGTGCTGGTGCTCGGTTTGCTGGCGCAGGCGTTCGGCGCGCTCGGTTATGTCTTCGTGCGCGAGCTCGCCGCGTTCTACGCGGTCGCCGCACTGTTCGGCTTCATCTATGCCGGCACCATGCCGCTCTATGCGGCGCTCGCCCGCGAAAACTTTCCGCTGCGGATGATGGGCACCGTGATCGGCGGCACCGCGATGGCGGGCAGCCTCGGCATGGCGACCGGTCCGCTCGCCGGCGGCCTGATCTACGATACGTTTGCGAGCTACACGTGGCTCTATGTCGGCTCCTGGATCATGGGCCTCGGCGCGTTCTTCATCGCCATGACATTCCGCCCGGTGCCGAAGCTGCTGCCGGCGCCGGCGCCGGTGCCGGCGTGA